One Mycobacteroides salmoniphilum DNA segment encodes these proteins:
- a CDS encoding amidase: MDFSEYSQHDATGLAELVATKQVSPAELLAAARARAVAVNDDINAIVRTIPEADQQVAGELTGPLAGVPFLIKDLGQDYKGHPTSGGCRALSTRPAPEHSTIVQRWLDAGLVIFGKTNTPEFGSKGITEPELFGPSRNPWDLNRTPGGSSGGSAAAVAAGIVPVAGASDGGGSIRIPAGCCGLVGLKPGRGITPMGPGAGEPMHGAAVSGTVSRTVRDTAAMLDIIAGPEPTSPYLPAMPEDSYASQVGRDPGKLRIGVRIPTVITPNPDPAAVAAVEAAVRILTHLGHEVEEVSAPYDDGQLARDFLLTWFVHAAYEVDDTKKLTGAGDEGFERDTLLIAALGRATSGPDYVAAVERRHNYVRELATFFGDYDLLLTPTLAKAPPRIGEFNLPAPLAAVSDLLLRTKTARVLKYANIVDSMINDNLGWVPYTQLANLTGRPAISLPLYQTPKGLPLGVQFVAPLGGESLLIRLAAQLEATEPWAHRRPTL, encoded by the coding sequence GTGGATTTCTCCGAATACTCCCAACACGACGCCACCGGCCTGGCCGAGCTGGTTGCCACCAAGCAGGTCAGTCCTGCCGAGCTGCTCGCCGCCGCCCGTGCCCGGGCGGTAGCGGTCAACGATGACATCAACGCCATCGTCCGGACCATCCCCGAGGCCGACCAGCAGGTCGCCGGTGAGCTGACCGGACCGCTCGCCGGAGTGCCCTTTCTCATCAAGGACCTCGGCCAGGACTACAAGGGCCACCCGACATCGGGAGGGTGCCGGGCGTTGTCCACACGGCCCGCCCCGGAACACTCCACCATCGTGCAGCGCTGGCTCGATGCCGGTCTCGTCATCTTCGGCAAGACCAACACCCCCGAATTCGGGTCGAAGGGCATCACCGAGCCGGAACTCTTTGGGCCAAGCCGTAATCCGTGGGATCTGAACCGCACCCCGGGCGGGTCCTCGGGCGGTTCTGCCGCTGCCGTGGCCGCGGGAATCGTGCCGGTGGCCGGTGCCAGTGACGGGGGTGGGTCGATCCGCATCCCCGCGGGATGCTGTGGTCTGGTGGGCCTCAAGCCCGGTCGCGGTATCACTCCGATGGGTCCGGGGGCCGGTGAGCCCATGCACGGAGCGGCGGTCAGCGGTACGGTGTCGCGCACCGTCCGCGATACCGCCGCCATGCTCGACATCATCGCCGGCCCCGAGCCCACATCGCCGTATCTCCCAGCGATGCCCGAGGATTCGTATGCCTCGCAGGTGGGCCGGGATCCCGGCAAGCTCCGGATCGGGGTGCGCATCCCTACCGTCATCACCCCGAATCCCGATCCCGCCGCGGTGGCCGCCGTCGAGGCCGCGGTGCGCATCCTGACTCACTTGGGCCATGAGGTGGAAGAGGTGAGCGCCCCCTACGACGACGGGCAGCTCGCCCGCGATTTCCTGCTGACCTGGTTTGTGCACGCCGCCTACGAGGTGGACGACACCAAGAAGCTGACCGGAGCGGGCGACGAGGGGTTCGAACGCGACACCCTCCTCATCGCCGCTCTGGGCCGCGCCACCAGCGGCCCCGATTACGTTGCGGCCGTGGAGCGCCGACACAACTACGTGCGGGAACTGGCAACCTTCTTCGGCGACTACGACCTCCTGCTCACGCCCACACTCGCCAAGGCTCCGCCACGGATCGGCGAGTTCAATCTCCCGGCGCCGCTGGCGGCCGTATCCGATCTACTGCTGCGCACCAAGACTGCCCGCGTGCTCAAGTACGCGAACATCGTCGACAGCATGATCAACGACAACCTCGGCTGGGTCCCCTACACCCAGTTGGCGAATCTCACTGGGCGCCCGGCGATTTCCTTGCCGCTGTATCAGACCCCGAAGGGCCTGCCACTCGGCGTGCAGTTCGTCGCGCCACTGGGCGGTGAATCTCTGCTCATCCGGCTGGCCGCTCAGCTCGAAGCGACCGAGCCGTGGGCACACCGACGCCCCACGCTCTAG
- a CDS encoding glycosyltransferase: MHIALFTDLHPESLGGAQISVARQRHGLERLGHKVTVFTAPLAHTADPDPNVVEVKPVPFVAEVMRKLGKHDDFTFVWPGAANKELIDRELRARGPIDIIHSQGDLGVCIAGVEAARRNGIPVVQTKHTRYDVYFEKASPNPLLLAWIFSQMQERHLPRDFHLTTVQESAASRRAWQLMMAQAQAVDHEITPTTHFAQALTDRGLRRPISVVSNGVDDELVDIAREAADDKPTDDEPLRLIWCGRLSPEKRVLEAVKAATQVKNCVMDIYGDGHLEHAIKKYVDSHGASNRIRLRGRVSQDSCLAAMGASSALLFTSYGFDTQGLVLLEAISMSTPVIFCDDILGESVPDGGGLVTENESVEAIAAAIRALADDRDKLRQMTEVVAAHQDEPRQSLQTEKIVAIYNDVLKKANA, translated from the coding sequence ATGCATATTGCGCTGTTCACCGATCTTCATCCCGAGAGCCTGGGCGGGGCGCAGATCTCGGTGGCGCGGCAGCGTCATGGCCTGGAGCGGCTGGGGCACAAGGTGACGGTGTTCACCGCACCACTGGCCCACACCGCCGACCCCGATCCGAACGTCGTCGAGGTCAAGCCCGTGCCGTTCGTGGCAGAGGTGATGCGCAAGCTCGGCAAGCACGACGACTTCACCTTCGTATGGCCGGGAGCGGCGAACAAGGAGCTGATTGACCGGGAGCTGCGCGCCCGCGGACCCATCGACATCATCCACAGCCAGGGCGACCTCGGTGTCTGCATCGCCGGTGTGGAGGCTGCCCGCCGCAACGGCATCCCGGTGGTGCAGACCAAGCACACCCGGTACGACGTGTACTTCGAGAAGGCCAGCCCCAACCCCCTGCTGTTGGCGTGGATCTTCAGTCAAATGCAGGAGCGCCACCTGCCCAGGGATTTCCACCTGACCACAGTCCAGGAGTCCGCCGCGTCGCGGCGAGCGTGGCAGCTGATGATGGCTCAGGCACAGGCCGTGGACCACGAGATCACGCCGACGACGCACTTCGCCCAGGCCCTCACGGACCGCGGCTTGCGTCGGCCCATCTCGGTGGTCTCGAACGGTGTCGACGACGAGCTGGTGGACATCGCCCGTGAAGCGGCGGACGACAAGCCGACCGACGATGAGCCGCTGCGGCTGATCTGGTGCGGACGCCTCTCCCCGGAGAAGCGGGTGCTGGAGGCCGTGAAGGCGGCCACCCAGGTCAAGAACTGTGTCATGGACATCTACGGTGACGGTCACCTCGAGCACGCCATCAAGAAGTACGTCGATTCGCACGGAGCCTCCAATCGGATCCGGTTGCGCGGCCGGGTCAGCCAGGACAGCTGCCTGGCGGCGATGGGAGCCAGCAGCGCCCTGTTGTTCACGTCCTACGGTTTCGACACTCAGGGACTGGTTCTGCTGGAAGCTATTTCGATGTCGACCCCCGTCATTTTCTGCGACGATATCCTCGGCGAATCGGTGCCCGACGGCGGTGGTCTGGTGACGGAGAACGAGTCCGTCGAGGCGATCGCGGCGGCCATCCGGGCACTGGCCGATGACCGTGACAAGCTGCGACAGATGACCGAAGTTGTCGCCGCGCATCAGGACGAGCCACGTCAGTCGCTGCAGACCGAGAAGATCGTCGCTATCTACAACGATGTGCTGAAGAAGGCCAACGCCTGA